In Treponema denticola, one genomic interval encodes:
- a CDS encoding glycine hydroxymethyltransferase, whose protein sequence is MKEGLKKYLEKEGSNAKLAMVAYLANLDQVSSVYPEVASSIVKEIENQRSHLKLIASENYSSLAVQAAMGNLLTDKYAEGFPEHRYYGGCENVDAVEMAACEEACKIFGAEHAYVQPHSGADANIVAYWAILNAKVEEPFLKKFETVVDGKVKKMNLEGLSHEEWEELRHALGNQKLMGLDYYSGGHLTHGYVQNVSSKMFRTCSYTVNKETGELDYAEIEKRAMEEKPLILLAGYSAYPRKINFKKFREIADKCGAVLMVDMAHFAGLVAGKVFEGEYNPVLWADVVTTTTHKTLRGPRGAMILCKKEFAEFVDKGCPLVIGGPLPHVMAAKAVAFREASSKEYQDYAHNVRDNAAALAEECMKLGMKLQTNGTDNHLMLINVTKYGLNGRQAETAMSECGVTLNRNSLPFDPNGPWWTSGLRVGTPAVTSLGMGKPEMKQIASIIDRVLKASKPGVTKSGAPSKANVAVDPAVKAAIQKEVDALLHKFVLYPELDLDYLKSVYC, encoded by the coding sequence ATGAAAGAGGGTTTAAAAAAATACCTTGAAAAAGAAGGCTCAAATGCAAAGTTAGCTATGGTTGCATATTTAGCCAATTTGGATCAGGTTTCTTCCGTGTATCCTGAGGTTGCATCGAGCATTGTAAAAGAAATAGAAAATCAGCGGAGTCACTTGAAACTTATCGCCAGCGAAAACTATTCTTCATTGGCAGTTCAAGCTGCTATGGGTAACCTACTTACCGATAAATATGCAGAAGGATTCCCTGAACATAGATATTACGGAGGATGCGAAAACGTCGATGCCGTTGAAATGGCTGCTTGCGAAGAAGCATGTAAAATATTTGGAGCCGAACATGCCTATGTTCAGCCTCACTCCGGAGCCGATGCAAATATCGTAGCTTATTGGGCTATCTTAAATGCAAAGGTTGAAGAGCCCTTCTTAAAGAAATTTGAGACGGTTGTAGACGGAAAGGTTAAAAAGATGAACCTTGAAGGTTTGAGCCATGAGGAGTGGGAAGAATTACGCCATGCTCTTGGAAATCAAAAACTTATGGGCTTGGATTACTATTCGGGCGGACACCTTACCCACGGCTATGTTCAAAACGTTTCTTCAAAAATGTTTAGAACATGCTCATATACGGTAAACAAAGAAACCGGTGAGCTTGATTATGCCGAAATCGAAAAAAGAGCAATGGAAGAAAAGCCCTTGATTCTTTTAGCCGGATACAGTGCTTATCCCAGAAAGATTAACTTTAAGAAATTTAGAGAAATTGCGGATAAATGCGGAGCCGTTTTAATGGTTGATATGGCCCACTTTGCCGGTCTTGTTGCCGGAAAAGTTTTTGAAGGCGAATATAACCCCGTTCTTTGGGCTGATGTGGTAACAACTACAACCCACAAAACTCTCCGAGGCCCCCGCGGTGCTATGATTCTTTGTAAAAAAGAATTTGCCGAATTTGTAGATAAGGGCTGCCCTCTTGTAATCGGCGGACCTCTTCCTCATGTTATGGCTGCAAAGGCCGTTGCCTTCCGCGAGGCAAGCAGCAAGGAATATCAAGACTATGCGCACAATGTAAGAGACAACGCTGCTGCCCTTGCTGAAGAATGTATGAAGCTCGGTATGAAGCTCCAGACAAACGGAACAGACAATCACTTAATGCTGATTAATGTAACAAAATACGGCTTAAACGGCCGCCAGGCGGAAACTGCAATGTCCGAGTGCGGTGTAACCCTTAACAGAAACAGCTTGCCCTTTGATCCGAACGGCCCCTGGTGGACAAGCGGTTTACGTGTAGGTACTCCTGCCGTAACAAGTCTTGGAATGGGAAAACCCGAAATGAAGCAGATTGCTTCAATTATCGACAGGGTATTGAAAGCTTCAAAACCCGGTGTAACAAAAAGCGGTGCTCCCAGCAAGGCTAATGTAGCTGTAGACCCTGCCGTAAAAGCAGCGATACAAAAAGAAGTAGATGCCCTTTTACATAAATTTGTTCTTTATCCTGAATTGGATTTGGACTATTTAAAGAGCGTTTACTGCTAA
- a CDS encoding leucine-rich repeat domain-containing protein, giving the protein MKKFLTVLFLTGLLTAGIAAAENPAKTAGAGRAILGINDNQKRIVVTAVTADGSAIQVEGCTVTKLPSGEKTVLTATGPKVILKGAITELDCRSNQLSTLDVCNLTVLQELDCAFNLLTSLNVHSLTALHKLDCGGNRLTELNVQGLTSLQKLFCDDNLLTSLDVSGVTALQSLSCGENLLTSLDVSGLTGLRELYCNRNHLSSLDVQSLTALQDLFCNANKLISLNVQDLKVLQRLHCNSNRLTSLDVRDLSALQELDCVGNELTSLDVHGVTALWGLECSKNMLTLLDVQSLTSLSKLDCSANQLASLDVRNLAALEKLDCRDNKLTSLNVQGLNTLQELNCSENELTSLEIQGLTALEVLDSGRNDLTSLDVQRLPALKILSCTVNELTSLKVRDLPALEKLDCSVNQLTSIDILELTALKELNCSVNQLTSINILKLTALKELDCSANQLASLDVRNLAALEKLDCRDNKLTSLNVQGLNTLQKLYCSENELTSLEIQGLKTLQKLNCYKNKLTSLNVQWLTALQWLNCGYNELTTLNLKGLHALRDLECFNNNLAELDVQAINTLQRLNCYHNKLSTLELSTLHGLQELCCYDNLFNEKTLIWILTALPDRKQKKEGRALIYGKKNDLREGTITDFSSSAELKAAFEAAKAKNWRFYKRDTVGNEEEV; this is encoded by the coding sequence ATGAAAAAATTTTTGACGGTATTATTTTTAACAGGACTGTTGACAGCGGGTATCGCAGCAGCGGAAAATCCTGCAAAAACCGCAGGTGCAGGAAGAGCAATACTCGGTATAAACGACAACCAAAAAAGGATAGTCGTGACGGCGGTAACGGCTGACGGTTCCGCAATACAGGTTGAAGGTTGTACGGTTACGAAATTACCGAGCGGAGAAAAAACGGTGCTCACGGCAACGGGACCAAAGGTTATCCTTAAAGGCGCTATTACCGAGCTGGATTGCCGCAGTAATCAGCTTAGCACACTCGATGTTTGCAACTTAACTGTATTACAAGAACTGGACTGCGCCTTTAATCTGCTTACCTCACTCAATGTACATAGCTTAACTGCGTTACACAAGCTGGACTGTGGAGGCAACAGGCTTACAGAGCTTAACGTACAGGGGTTAACATCTTTACAAAAATTATTCTGCGATGACAATCTGCTTACCTCGCTTGATGTCAGCGGTGTAACCGCTTTGCAAAGCTTGAGCTGCGGAGAGAATCTACTGACATCGCTCGACGTATCGGGTTTAACCGGTTTACGGGAACTGTACTGCAACCGCAATCATCTGTCTTCGCTTGATGTACAGAGTTTAACCGCTTTGCAGGATTTGTTCTGCAACGCCAATAAACTTATTTCGCTTAACGTACAAGACCTAAAAGTGTTACAGAGACTGCACTGTAACAGTAACCGGCTTACTTCACTCGATGTTCGGGATTTAAGTGCTTTACAGGAACTGGACTGCGTAGGTAATGAACTTACCTCGCTTGATGTACATGGCGTAACCGCATTATGGGGACTGGAATGCAGCAAAAACATGCTTACTTTGCTCGATGTACAAAGTTTAACTTCCTTATCGAAACTGGACTGTTCCGCAAATCAACTTGCCTCACTAGACGTACGGAACTTAGCAGCTTTGGAGAAACTGGATTGCAGGGACAATAAACTTACCTCGCTTAATGTGCAGGGATTGAATACATTACAGGAACTGAACTGTTCCGAAAATGAGCTCACCTCACTCGAAATACAGGGTTTGACTGCTTTGGAAGTACTGGATTCCGGCCGCAATGACCTTACCTCACTCGATGTACAAAGATTACCGGCTTTAAAGATACTGAGCTGTACCGTCAATGAGCTTACCTCACTCAAAGTACGGGACTTACCGGCCTTGGAAAAACTGGACTGTTCCGTAAATCAACTTACCTCAATCGATATACTGGAGTTAACCGCTTTAAAGGAACTGAACTGTTCCGTAAATCAACTTACCTCAATCAATATACTGAAGTTAACCGCTTTAAAGGAACTGGACTGTTCCGCAAATCAACTTGCCTCACTAGACGTACGGAACTTAGCAGCTTTGGAGAAACTGGATTGCAGGGACAATAAACTTACCTCGCTTAATGTGCAAGGATTGAATACATTACAGAAATTGTACTGTTCCGAAAATGAGCTTACCTCACTCGAAATACAAGGCTTAAAGACGTTGCAGAAACTGAACTGTTACAAAAACAAGCTTACCTCACTCAATGTACAGTGGCTGACCGCTTTACAGTGGCTGAATTGCGGTTATAATGAACTTACAACACTTAACCTAAAAGGCTTACACGCATTGCGTGACCTGGAGTGCTTTAACAATAATCTTGCTGAACTCGACGTACAGGCCATAAACACCTTACAAAGACTGAACTGTTATCATAATAAACTTTCTACTCTTGAACTATCAACATTACACGGTTTACAGGAACTGTGCTGCTATGATAACCTTTTTAACGAAAAAACCCTTATCTGGATACTAACCGCCCTGCCCGATAGGAAACAAAAAAAAGAAGGCAGAGCTTTGATATATGGTAAAAAAAATGATCTAAGGGAAGGAACTATAACGGATTTTTCTTCTTCCGCCGAATTAAAAGCTGCTTTTGAAGCTGCAAAAGCAAAAAACTGGAGATTCTATAAACGGGATACAGTTGGAAATGAGGAAGAGGTTTAA
- a CDS encoding acetyl-CoA carboxylase biotin carboxylase subunit: protein MIKKILIANRGEIAVRVIRSCREMGIKTVAVYSTADKDCLHVLLADEAVCIGPPPSAKSYLNKEALITAALCTSCEAVHPGVGFLSENAGFAREVENAGLFWIGPKPDTIEMLGDKVRARETAVKSGLPVTPGSDGAIKELAEAKKTAEKCGYPVIIKAASGGGGKGMRIVYKESELAENLKIASAEAEANFADGTVYIEKYLVDPRHVELQILGNGKGAVSVLGERDCSVQKNHQKLIEESPSPAVSEEMREAMCKGAVSLFSSLKYRGAGTIEFLVSGNNFYFMEVNARIQVEHPVSEMITGTDIIAEQIRVCTGENMKFAQGILPTKGWAIEARINARSPGLIKNLRIPGGNGVRFDSFLYQGYSVVPFYDSMTAKLIVHGTDRANAIQKLLCALDELKIEGITCNIEEQKIILNSKKFKSGVFGTGLYEELFGNK from the coding sequence ATGATTAAAAAAATACTTATCGCCAACAGAGGCGAGATAGCCGTGAGGGTTATCCGCTCCTGCCGCGAAATGGGAATAAAAACCGTCGCCGTTTACTCTACGGCGGACAAGGACTGTCTTCATGTGCTTTTAGCTGATGAGGCAGTCTGCATAGGCCCGCCCCCCTCGGCTAAAAGCTATCTTAACAAAGAAGCTCTAATCACGGCAGCCCTTTGCACTTCCTGTGAGGCCGTGCATCCGGGGGTAGGCTTTTTATCGGAAAACGCAGGTTTCGCCCGCGAGGTAGAAAACGCAGGGCTCTTTTGGATAGGGCCAAAACCCGACACAATCGAAATGCTCGGCGATAAGGTCCGTGCCCGCGAAACAGCCGTAAAAAGTGGGCTTCCCGTAACCCCCGGCTCGGATGGAGCTATAAAGGAGTTGGCTGAAGCCAAAAAAACGGCCGAAAAATGCGGTTATCCCGTAATCATTAAAGCTGCCTCAGGCGGCGGCGGAAAGGGAATGCGCATCGTTTATAAAGAATCGGAATTAGCCGAAAACCTAAAAATCGCTTCCGCCGAAGCCGAAGCCAATTTTGCCGACGGCACGGTTTATATCGAAAAATATCTGGTAGATCCGCGCCATGTAGAGCTTCAAATTCTAGGCAATGGAAAAGGAGCCGTTTCCGTTTTGGGTGAAAGGGATTGCTCGGTTCAAAAAAATCATCAAAAGCTGATAGAAGAAAGCCCCTCTCCGGCCGTAAGCGAGGAAATGCGGGAAGCCATGTGTAAGGGAGCTGTCAGCCTTTTTTCTTCCCTTAAATACCGCGGGGCAGGAACAATCGAGTTCCTCGTATCGGGCAATAATTTCTACTTTATGGAAGTAAACGCCCGAATTCAGGTAGAGCATCCCGTTTCGGAGATGATTACCGGCACCGATATAATTGCAGAACAAATCCGTGTTTGTACAGGGGAAAATATGAAGTTTGCCCAAGGAATTTTGCCTACCAAGGGCTGGGCTATCGAAGCCAGAATAAATGCCCGCTCTCCCGGACTTATAAAGAATTTAAGGATTCCCGGAGGAAACGGAGTGCGTTTTGACAGCTTTTTATATCAAGGCTATTCGGTAGTTCCGTTTTATGACTCGATGACGGCTAAACTCATCGTTCACGGGACTGACAGGGCCAATGCCATTCAAAAGCTGCTTTGCGCCCTAGATGAGCTTAAAATTGAAGGCATTACCTGCAATATCGAAGAGCAAAAGATTATACTTAACTCGAAAAAGTTCAAATCGGGAGTTTTCGGTACAGGGCTCTATGAAGAGCTTTTTGGAAATAAGTAA
- the accD gene encoding acetyl-CoA carboxylase, carboxyltransferase subunit beta: MDCPSCKVSYDEEVFTDNLMVCPHCNCHLRIEPRQRITYLTDENSFQELYPNLKTCNPIEMEGYEEKISAAEEKAALNEAVITGSCKIKGRDALLALMSFHFMGGSMGSVVGEKISRLMLKGAAERIPVIIYATSGGARMQEGLFSLMQMAKTSSAAAELDEKGVPLFIMLCDPTTGGVTASFAMLGDITAAEPGALIGFAGPRVIEGTIRQQLPEGFQRAEFQLEKGFVDCIVPRQEQRQFFARMIDAHSLGLKEAPKKKKA; encoded by the coding sequence ATGGATTGTCCTAGTTGTAAAGTATCATACGATGAAGAGGTTTTTACAGATAACCTGATGGTTTGTCCTCATTGTAATTGTCATTTACGCATAGAACCGAGGCAAAGGATTACCTATCTGACAGATGAAAATTCGTTTCAAGAACTGTATCCAAACCTCAAAACATGTAACCCCATCGAAATGGAAGGTTATGAAGAAAAGATTTCGGCTGCCGAAGAAAAAGCGGCCTTAAACGAAGCCGTTATTACAGGCTCTTGTAAGATTAAAGGAAGAGACGCCCTCTTAGCCCTCATGTCCTTTCACTTTATGGGAGGTTCCATGGGCTCCGTTGTAGGCGAAAAGATTTCGCGGCTTATGCTAAAGGGAGCAGCCGAAAGGATACCTGTAATTATCTATGCGACTTCAGGCGGAGCACGAATGCAGGAAGGGCTTTTTTCGCTGATGCAGATGGCCAAAACTTCAAGTGCGGCTGCAGAGTTGGATGAAAAAGGAGTTCCTCTTTTTATAATGCTATGCGACCCTACCACGGGAGGTGTTACGGCAAGTTTTGCAATGCTTGGCGATATAACGGCAGCGGAACCCGGAGCCCTTATCGGTTTTGCAGGCCCTAGAGTTATCGAAGGCACCATCCGCCAGCAGCTGCCCGAAGGATTTCAGAGGGCGGAATTTCAGTTGGAAAAGGGCTTTGTGGACTGTATAGTGCCGCGCCAAGAGCAAAGGCAGTTTTTTGCCCGCATGATTGACGCTCACAGCCTCGGCCTTAAAGAAGCCCCTAAAAAGAAAAAGGCCTAA
- a CDS encoding MraY family glycosyltransferase yields the protein MNSVQFIFYIAALPCLISALFVFLTILFSKKHNLYDETGGRKIHSGNIPRLGGLGFGLAYFFSVVILHFRFPSLSLANSNFFYIFAGGTIIFIMGLWDDIKNWRAVFKLLIQSCAAILVIYGGYTFKKISFTPLGFSWSLGYGSYIITFLWIIGITNAVNLMDGIDGQAGCLSISVLLTYAVVYHINGVSRVIILYVLILVFVLVGFLFFNLSRPVAKIFMGDCGSQVLGFALSVLPLIPNPEGYESADIQFAAVILMLPIFDTIAAIWRRLRDKQPVGQGDRFHLHHKLMLIGFSPRGALGIFMIFQIIINLFTALSIILRGFEAMVILMGIILIGVLFFTLIHYEKEKIINKQ from the coding sequence TTGAACTCGGTCCAGTTTATTTTTTATATTGCAGCTCTTCCGTGTTTGATATCTGCTTTATTTGTTTTTCTAACTATTCTTTTCTCAAAAAAACACAATTTATATGATGAAACAGGAGGAAGGAAAATTCACTCGGGTAATATACCGAGACTCGGCGGATTAGGTTTTGGTCTTGCGTATTTCTTTTCAGTAGTTATATTACATTTTAGATTTCCTTCTTTGAGTTTAGCTAATTCTAACTTTTTTTATATTTTTGCAGGCGGCACTATAATTTTTATAATGGGACTCTGGGATGATATAAAAAACTGGAGGGCCGTTTTTAAATTATTAATTCAAAGTTGCGCCGCTATTCTTGTAATTTATGGCGGCTATACATTTAAAAAAATAAGTTTTACTCCTCTCGGTTTTTCTTGGAGTTTAGGGTATGGATCTTATATAATTACTTTTTTGTGGATAATAGGTATTACTAATGCAGTAAATTTAATGGATGGAATTGACGGACAAGCCGGTTGTTTGAGTATCTCCGTTCTTTTAACTTATGCAGTTGTTTATCATATTAACGGTGTAAGCCGGGTGATTATTTTGTATGTTTTGATACTGGTTTTTGTACTTGTAGGCTTTTTATTTTTCAATCTTTCTCGTCCTGTTGCAAAAATATTTATGGGAGACTGCGGTTCACAAGTATTAGGCTTTGCTTTATCCGTTCTTCCTTTGATTCCAAACCCTGAGGGTTATGAATCTGCAGATATTCAATTTGCTGCAGTTATTTTGATGTTACCTATATTTGATACTATTGCTGCAATCTGGAGGCGTTTAAGGGATAAACAGCCTGTAGGGCAGGGTGATCGGTTTCATTTACATCATAAACTCATGCTAATAGGTTTCAGTCCTAGAGGTGCTTTGGGGATCTTTATGATATTTCAGATAATAATTAATTTATTTACGGCGCTTTCAATAATATTAAGAGGATTTGAAGCAATGGTTATTTTGATGGGTATTATACTTATTGGAGTATTATTTTTTACACTTATACATTACGAAAAAGAAAAAATCATAAATAAACAATAA
- the accB gene encoding acetyl-CoA carboxylase biotin carboxyl carrier protein gives MKEDFILKVIEKFEKGDTVVLQIKQDDCELILKKEGAFPKKEAVIQSGACGGVQTAYPMPYASIPAGFQSGLPAGIQTAPAGTTGQAAAPQAASPAAESPAQASPAASSAQNLLEVKSPIVGTFYRAPSPDSPPYVEKGSSVKKGQPLCVLEAMKMMNTLECEYDGVIEEILVSNGDLVEFDQVLFKIKAK, from the coding sequence ATGAAAGAAGATTTTATTTTGAAAGTGATAGAAAAGTTTGAAAAAGGCGATACTGTGGTTTTGCAGATAAAGCAGGACGACTGTGAGCTTATCTTAAAAAAAGAAGGAGCCTTTCCTAAAAAGGAAGCTGTCATTCAGTCAGGTGCGTGCGGAGGAGTGCAGACCGCCTATCCTATGCCCTATGCATCGATACCGGCAGGATTTCAATCCGGCCTTCCGGCGGGCATTCAGACAGCTCCGGCAGGAACAACCGGACAAGCGGCAGCGCCTCAAGCAGCAAGTCCTGCTGCAGAATCTCCTGCTCAAGCCTCACCCGCAGCTTCATCGGCTCAAAACCTACTCGAAGTAAAAAGCCCCATTGTCGGAACCTTTTACAGGGCCCCGTCTCCCGATTCTCCGCCCTATGTTGAAAAAGGCAGCTCGGTAAAAAAAGGGCAACCCCTTTGTGTGCTTGAAGCCATGAAAATGATGAATACCCTCGAATGTGAATATGACGGAGTTATAGAGGAAATCTTAGTTTCAAACGGAGACCTTGTAGAATTCGATCAGGTCTTGTTTAAGATAAAGGCTAAATAG
- a CDS encoding acetyl-CoA carboxylase carboxyltransferase subunit alpha, protein MSNTDQTNLLNNLKDIAQKAGLDISEELAKINAKLESSTALSKTWERVELARHSDRPRTLDYINLIFDNFTELHGDRFFGDDPAMIGGIGFIDGRPVTVIGTQKGRNLRETIDRNGGMANPEGYRKAMRLAKQAEKFKRPIITFIDTQGAYPGLGAEERGIGEAIAFNLREFSRLKTPIICIIIGEGGSGGALGIGVGDKIYMLENAIFSVISPEGCASILLRDSSRAKDAAAMLKITSQEVLDLKVINGIIPEPEKGAHTDPKKTADAIKEQILKDLDDLTKRDPAVLVKYRSKKIRSIGKYSE, encoded by the coding sequence ATGAGCAATACGGATCAGACAAACTTGTTAAATAATTTAAAGGATATAGCCCAAAAAGCAGGGCTTGATATAAGTGAAGAGCTTGCAAAAATAAACGCAAAACTTGAAAGCTCAACAGCCCTTTCCAAAACATGGGAAAGGGTAGAACTCGCCCGTCACAGCGACAGGCCCAGAACCTTGGACTACATCAACTTGATTTTCGATAATTTTACCGAACTTCACGGCGATAGATTTTTCGGAGATGACCCTGCAATGATAGGGGGGATAGGCTTTATCGACGGAAGGCCGGTTACGGTAATCGGCACTCAAAAGGGAAGAAACTTGCGCGAAACCATCGACAGGAACGGAGGTATGGCAAACCCTGAAGGCTACCGCAAAGCCATGCGCCTTGCAAAACAGGCCGAAAAATTTAAACGGCCGATTATCACCTTTATCGACACGCAAGGAGCCTACCCCGGCCTTGGTGCCGAAGAAAGAGGAATCGGAGAAGCCATCGCCTTTAACTTGCGGGAATTCAGCCGCCTAAAGACTCCCATAATCTGCATAATCATAGGCGAAGGAGGCTCCGGCGGAGCCCTCGGCATAGGAGTCGGAGACAAAATTTACATGCTTGAAAACGCCATCTTCTCGGTTATATCCCCTGAAGGATGCGCTTCAATCCTATTGAGGGATTCAAGCAGGGCAAAGGATGCAGCCGCAATGCTTAAAATTACCAGCCAAGAAGTTCTTGACCTAAAGGTAATCAACGGCATCATCCCCGAACCCGAAAAAGGAGCTCACACCGATCCCAAAAAAACCGCAGATGCTATAAAGGAGCAAATCCTAAAGGATTTAGACGACCTTACAAAACGCGACCCTGCTGTTTTGGTAAAATACCGAAGCAAAAAGATAAGAAGCATAGGAAAGTATTCGGAATAG
- a CDS encoding carbon-nitrogen hydrolase family protein has product MKIGLCASENKNNDIDFNISQIEGFIEKTRSEKPDLLLFGESFLQGFDSLCFEYKKDILTALQINSEPIAKIRSIAKKGKTAIGFGFIENDHGAIFSSYIILGKNGEMLCLYKRVSQGWRIEGTCADYREGKEFFEFDFEAKRLAVFICGDLWEDNLLEPIISLNPDAFLWPVFCGYTKEEWKNGEDTAYAERTAILDKPVLFINSLVKKNAQAIGGGAFVWHQGKLTKEIPMGEPGFLFYEI; this is encoded by the coding sequence ATGAAAATCGGACTTTGTGCATCGGAAAATAAAAACAATGATATTGATTTTAATATATCGCAGATTGAAGGCTTTATAGAAAAGACAAGGTCTGAAAAGCCCGATCTTCTTCTATTTGGAGAAAGTTTTTTACAGGGCTTTGACTCTCTTTGTTTTGAATACAAAAAAGATATCTTGACGGCCTTACAAATAAACTCTGAACCCATTGCAAAGATTCGTTCAATTGCCAAAAAAGGAAAAACAGCCATAGGTTTCGGCTTTATCGAAAATGACCATGGCGCTATTTTCAGCTCCTACATAATACTAGGAAAAAACGGAGAAATGCTTTGCCTTTATAAAAGAGTTTCCCAAGGCTGGAGAATTGAAGGTACCTGTGCCGACTATCGGGAAGGAAAAGAGTTTTTTGAGTTTGATTTTGAGGCTAAGCGTCTTGCCGTTTTTATCTGCGGAGACTTATGGGAAGATAATCTTTTAGAGCCTATTATAAGCCTTAATCCCGATGCCTTTTTATGGCCGGTATTTTGCGGTTATACAAAGGAAGAATGGAAAAACGGTGAAGACACAGCCTATGCCGAAAGAACTGCAATCCTAGATAAACCGGTTTTATTTATAAATTCCCTTGTAAAGAAAAATGCTCAGGCTATAGGAGGAGGCGCCTTTGTTTGGCATCAAGGTAAACTTACAAAAGAAATACCGATGGGCGAACCAGGCTTTTTATTTTATGAAATTTAA
- a CDS encoding CDP-alcohol phosphatidyltransferase family protein: protein MEKKIGRLVLFFLLFQCAFIFAVYKIFNTNAEIFISFLIHIVLWHSLLLFFLIFYKGEFINVQNGLMLEKINIANIITLCRISSVPLIAFLLKQNEVEGIKTILAVVLILVFLTDLFDGLIARKCNQETKIGRMLDSMSDYSLLALVSIIYYQLGILPNWFFYLIFIRLMFQALGMIFFMILKFPMEIRSTQGGKITIAATMVLYTIKILEFFIPFLKKFQNTFLIAEYSCAFIIFVFLFEKIYIFYNHYLDYRKYKNNK, encoded by the coding sequence ATGGAAAAAAAGATCGGCAGATTGGTTTTGTTTTTTTTGCTTTTTCAGTGTGCGTTTATTTTTGCAGTTTATAAGATTTTTAATACAAATGCGGAAATTTTTATTTCTTTTTTAATTCATATAGTATTATGGCACTCTCTTCTTTTGTTTTTTTTGATTTTTTACAAGGGAGAATTTATAAATGTACAAAACGGTCTAATGCTTGAGAAGATAAATATTGCAAACATTATAACTCTTTGCAGAATAAGCTCCGTTCCTTTGATTGCTTTTTTGTTAAAGCAAAATGAAGTAGAGGGAATTAAAACTATTTTAGCAGTAGTTTTGATTTTAGTATTTTTGACCGATTTGTTTGATGGTCTTATAGCTAGAAAATGTAATCAAGAAACAAAAATAGGAAGAATGCTTGATTCTATGAGCGATTATTCCCTCCTCGCTTTAGTGTCAATAATCTATTATCAATTAGGTATATTACCTAACTGGTTTTTTTATCTGATTTTTATAAGACTTATGTTTCAAGCTCTTGGAATGATTTTTTTTATGATTTTAAAGTTTCCCATGGAGATAAGATCAACTCAGGGAGGGAAGATAACCATTGCAGCAACTATGGTTTTGTATACCATAAAGATTTTAGAATTTTTTATTCCATTCCTAAAAAAGTTTCAAAATACTTTTTTAATTGCAGAGTATTCTTGCGCTTTTATAATCTTTGTTTTTCTATTTGAAAAAATCTATATTTTTTATAATCATTATCTTGATTATCGAAAGTATAAAAATAACAAGTAA